A genomic window from Nocardioides rotundus includes:
- a CDS encoding type 1 glutamine amidotransferase domain-containing protein, translated as MAADLQGKRVAILAADGVERVELEQPREVLDRAGAQTEVLSIHDGEIKARKNDLDEAGTFTVDGLVADASVGDYDALLLPGGTVNPDQLRVDEGAVSFVRDFVESGKPVAAICHGPWTLIEAGVATGRTLTSFPSIRTDLRNAGANVVDQEVVVDTNLITSRSPEDLPAFSEAIVSQLAGTTIKEEATS; from the coding sequence ATGGCAGCAGATCTTCAGGGCAAGAGGGTCGCGATCCTCGCCGCCGACGGCGTCGAACGCGTTGAGCTCGAGCAACCCCGCGAAGTACTGGACCGCGCGGGCGCTCAGACCGAGGTCCTCTCCATCCACGACGGCGAGATCAAGGCCCGTAAGAACGACCTGGATGAAGCGGGCACGTTCACCGTCGACGGGCTGGTCGCCGACGCCTCGGTGGGCGACTACGACGCCCTGCTGCTTCCCGGCGGCACGGTGAACCCCGACCAGCTCCGGGTCGACGAGGGCGCCGTTTCCTTCGTCCGCGACTTCGTCGAGAGCGGCAAGCCAGTGGCTGCGATCTGTCACGGGCCGTGGACGTTGATCGAGGCCGGCGTGGCCACCGGTCGCACCCTGACGTCCTTCCCGAGCATCCGCACGGATCTGCGCAATGCCGGCGCGAACGTCGTTGACCAGGAGGTCGTGGTCGACACGAATCTCATCACCAGCCGCTCGCCGGAGGACCTGCCGGCGTTCTCCGAGGCGATCGTGTCGCAACTCGCGGGCACCACGATAAAGGAAGAGGCGACGTCATGA
- a CDS encoding putative quinol monooxygenase, with amino-acid sequence MSVTKGLLVRFDALPGKEDDVKEFLDSGRALVEDEQATTAWFAIRLGPTSFGIFDVFPDDAGRDAHLSGPVAVALGEQTGTLFSEPTIEKLDVLGSKLHA; translated from the coding sequence ATGAGTGTGACCAAGGGATTGCTGGTCAGGTTTGACGCGTTGCCCGGCAAGGAGGACGACGTGAAGGAGTTCCTTGACAGCGGCCGTGCGCTTGTCGAGGACGAGCAGGCGACCACCGCGTGGTTCGCGATCCGCCTCGGGCCGACCTCGTTCGGGATCTTCGACGTGTTCCCCGATGACGCCGGACGTGACGCCCACCTGTCCGGGCCTGTTGCGGTAGCTCTCGGCGAGCAGACCGGCACGTTGTTCTCCGAACCGACGATCGAGAAGCTCGACGTGTTGGGCTCCAAACTCCACGCCTGA
- a CDS encoding NAD(P)/FAD-dependent oxidoreductase, translating into MTETDDDVAPTRSPEVAVIGGGIVGLSTAYALREQGVPVRLYEAGLPGTGQSAGESRIFRHAHDDPRLVALARESRGVWDEWAEHFDVELVSSDGVVAIGDSALARLRVLDQVGGVKAREIDAAELAQRMPLLAGYSGPAVLDESGGAIRTRTAITALAGALADAVTTAEVISIDPRADGTVEVRSVTDRAVYSKVVVCAGRETARLARSVGLSLPVRLAAHVRLTFDVKAAAPARVACLQDSSGVFGEVGVYATPLPGNSSYSVGLSETVGVRDDGTFIDPAAIRSLDERAREYVTRALPGLHPEPRDFLHCWVTDLPWSEDGVAVWEAGSVLFVAGHNLFKQAPALGRALARAATGAGLAAELEHGARLGEPRQ; encoded by the coding sequence ATGACAGAAACTGACGACGACGTTGCTCCGACGCGTTCACCCGAGGTAGCAGTGATCGGGGGCGGGATCGTCGGCCTGTCGACGGCGTACGCGCTGCGGGAGCAGGGCGTGCCGGTGCGCTTGTACGAGGCCGGTCTGCCCGGAACGGGTCAGTCCGCAGGCGAGTCGCGGATCTTCCGGCATGCCCACGACGACCCGCGACTCGTCGCTCTCGCGCGCGAAAGCCGCGGAGTATGGGATGAGTGGGCCGAACACTTCGACGTCGAGCTGGTCTCATCAGACGGTGTCGTGGCGATCGGCGACAGCGCCCTGGCGCGGCTGCGGGTGCTCGACCAGGTCGGCGGCGTGAAAGCGCGCGAGATCGATGCAGCCGAGCTCGCCCAACGGATGCCGCTGCTCGCTGGGTACTCGGGGCCAGCGGTGCTCGACGAGTCGGGCGGCGCGATCCGCACCCGCACCGCGATCACGGCACTCGCGGGTGCCCTCGCAGATGCCGTCACCACCGCAGAGGTCATCTCCATCGATCCCCGCGCCGATGGGACGGTCGAGGTGCGCAGCGTCACCGACCGGGCTGTCTACTCCAAAGTGGTCGTGTGCGCCGGCCGCGAAACCGCCCGCCTGGCCCGCAGCGTCGGCCTGTCGCTGCCGGTTCGCCTTGCCGCACACGTCCGGCTGACCTTCGACGTGAAAGCCGCCGCCCCGGCACGAGTCGCGTGCCTGCAGGACAGCAGCGGCGTCTTCGGCGAAGTCGGCGTGTACGCGACGCCGCTACCGGGCAACAGCAGTTATTCGGTCGGACTCAGCGAGACCGTCGGCGTCCGCGACGACGGAACGTTCATCGACCCTGCGGCGATTCGATCGCTGGACGAACGCGCGCGCGAATACGTGACACGGGCGCTGCCTGGTCTCCACCCAGAGCCGCGCGACTTCCTTCACTGCTGGGTGACCGACCTCCCATGGAGCGAGGACGGCGTGGCCGTGTGGGAGGCAGGCTCTGTCCTGTTCGTGGCCGGTCACAATCTGTTCAAGCAGGCACCTGCGCTGGGGCGCGCTCTCGCCCGAGCCGCGACAGGTGCAGGTCTCGCCGCCGAGCTCGAGCACGGGGCGCGCCTGGGTGAACCACGGCAATAG
- a CDS encoding recombinase family protein has protein sequence MSALLVGYARCSTDQQDLTAQRDGLLALGVESERIYVDHGLTGTNRERPGLREALAACRAGDTLVVTKLDRLARSLPDARAIADELTAREISLSLGGSVYDPTDAVGKLLFNVLAMVAEFESDLIRLRTVEGMKVAKAKGRLKGKQPKLSRKQEAHLVSLVHSGEYSTLEVAELFGVGCSTVYRAIQRQRLAAKARVADASACR, from the coding sequence ATGAGCGCCCTGCTTGTCGGGTACGCCCGATGCTCTACTGATCAGCAAGACCTCACCGCTCAGCGTGATGGTCTCCTCGCCCTTGGCGTCGAGTCCGAGCGCATCTACGTCGACCATGGGCTGACGGGTACCAACCGCGAGCGTCCCGGACTGCGTGAGGCTCTGGCTGCGTGCCGCGCGGGCGACACGCTCGTGGTCACCAAGCTCGATCGGCTCGCGCGGTCGCTTCCGGACGCTCGAGCGATCGCCGACGAACTCACTGCGCGGGAAATCAGTCTCAGCCTGGGCGGCTCGGTCTACGACCCGACCGACGCCGTCGGCAAGCTGCTGTTCAACGTCCTCGCGATGGTGGCCGAGTTTGAGTCTGATCTGATCCGGCTGCGCACGGTCGAGGGAATGAAGGTCGCGAAGGCCAAGGGCCGGCTGAAGGGCAAGCAACCGAAGCTCAGCCGCAAGCAGGAAGCGCACCTGGTATCTCTGGTGCACAGCGGCGAGTACAGCACCCTCGAGGTCGCCGAGCTCTTCGGCGTCGGCTGCTCCACGGTCTACCGAGCGATCCAGCGCCAGCGGTTGGCAGCGAAGGCAAGAGTCGCAGACGCATCGGCATGTCGCTGA